One window from the genome of Lutra lutra chromosome X, mLutLut1.2, whole genome shotgun sequence encodes:
- the LOC125092161 gene encoding small integral membrane protein 10-like protein 2A isoform X2, whose protein sequence is MAASAALSAAAAAAALSGLAVRLSRSAAARGSYGAFCKGLTRTLITFFDLAWRLRMNFPYFYVVASVMLNVRLQVRIE, encoded by the coding sequence ATGGCGGCGTCGGCGGCTCtgtcggcggcggcggcggcggcggccctgTCGGGCCTGGCGGTGCGGCTGTCGCGGTCGGCGGCGGCCCGCGGCTCGTACGGCGCCTTCTGCAAGGGGCTCACGCGCACGCTGATCACCTTCTTCGACCTGGCCTGGCGGCTGCGCATGAACTTCCCCTACTTCTACGTGGTGGCCTCGGTGATGCTCAACGTCCGCCTGCAGGTGCGGATCGAGTGA
- the LOC125092161 gene encoding small integral membrane protein 10-like protein 2A isoform X1 — MAASAALSAAAAAAALSGLAVRLSRSAAARGSYGAFCKGLTRTLITFFDLAWRLRMNFPYFYVVASVMLNVRLQSVFQTAELLHNPRHGLKKMTVPFLCVIHCPGQHGLLREMLAFLLLSNLVPLS, encoded by the exons ATGGCGGCGTCGGCGGCTCtgtcggcggcggcggcggcggcggccctgTCGGGCCTGGCGGTGCGGCTGTCGCGGTCGGCGGCGGCCCGCGGCTCGTACGGCGCCTTCTGCAAGGGGCTCACGCGCACGCTGATCACCTTCTTCGACCTGGCCTGGCGGCTGCGCATGAACTTCCCCTACTTCTACGTGGTGGCCTCGGTGATGCTCAACGTCCGCCTGCAG tCTGTGTTCCAGACAGCAGAGCTTCTGCATAATCCAAGACATGGGCTGAAGAAGATGACTGTCCCTTTCCTGTGTGTGATTCACTGTCCTGGTCAGCATGGGCTGCTCAGAGAAATGCTTGCGTTCCTGCTGTTGTCAAATCTTGTCCCtctaagttaa